The Betta splendens chromosome 7, fBetSpl5.4, whole genome shotgun sequence genome includes a window with the following:
- the ralgapb gene encoding ral GTPase-activating protein subunit beta isoform X9, producing the protein MYSEWRSLQLVVQSDQGHVSVLHSYPSSVGTEVANAVVKPLGTAVSPVATENILKTDKEVKWTMEVLCYGLTLPLEGDTVKLCVDVYTDWMMALVSPRDSMPQPVVKEPNMYVQTILKHLYNVFVPRPEQHSLNHIRLCQQVLTAVQKLARESVSMVRETWEVLLLFLLRINDTLLAPPTVGVGVAEKLAEKLMAVLFEVWLLACARCFPTPPYWKTAREMLANWRHHPPVVEQWSRVACALTSSRLLRFTHGPSFPPFKVPDEDANLIPLEMDNDCVAQTWYRFLHMLSNPVDLSNPAIVSTTPKFQEQFLNSSGIPHEVVLHPCLKQLPQIFFRAMRGISCLVDAFLGVSVEKRNVRERVFTFCPVLLSHGISRPRADSAPPTPVNRMSMSPPPCIANTTPPHSRKQRHTVVTKTTSKSSTGSGQPTKASQQQQQQQQQQQQQQQQQTSSSPTLLSSPNQSTWESRPLPAPTRPKVNSILNLFGQWLFDAALVHCKLHSGLSRDPSMTASFIQILLSYKSSIATQVGLELRRKGSQMSTDSMVSNPMFDANEFPESYEAGRAEACGTLCRIFCSKKTGEEILPVYLSRFYMVLIQGLQISDFICRPVLASIILNSSSLFCTDLKGINVVVPYFIAALETIVPDRELSKFKIYVNPTDLRRASINILLAMLPLPHHFGNIKSEVLLEGKFNEEDGWPHDQPVSFLSLRLRLVNVLIGALQTETDPINTQLILGAMLNIVQDSALLESIGAQTETGSIDGSHMTVKSQSHSRTNSGISFTSGGSAEATSPDSERPAQALLRDYALPDTAAGLLVRSIHLVTQRLNSQWRQDMSISLAALELLAGLAKVKVGVDSADRKRAVSSICGYIVYQCSRPAPLQSRDLHSMIVAAFQFLCVWLTEHPDMLDEKDCLVEVLEIVELGISGSKSRQEQEVRHKGEKEHNPASMRVKDAAEATLSCIMQVLGAFPSPSGPASTCSLLNEDTLIRYARLSATGGSNFRYFVLDNSVILAMLEQPLGNEQNPSPSVTVLIRGTAGRHAWTMQLFHQPRGARANQRVFVPEGRPTPNNDVGIKYNVKQRPFPEEVDKIPLVKADVSIPDLDDIVSKELEVQHDKLRALMTKQIDYEGALERHSEDIWKSKCFPDPQIDCKPPPPSQEFQTARLFLSQFGFLSLEALKEPSNSRLPPHLIGLESSLPGFFDDVSYLDLLPCRPFDTVFIFYVRAGQKSSAEILRNVESSSSVQPHFLEFLLSLGWPVDVGRHPGWTGHLDTSWSLNSCSESNDIQQTEEANTPEDTGGSVFNGEKQVLYYADALTEIAFVVPSLTENSEESSVHSDSTVEADTNSDLMPTLLKQPNLTLELFPNHSESLESAKKLSPLVKTKRSSSGKSFPPLGPETKVFVVWVERFDDIENFPLSDLLAETSTGLEASMSNSTSCRSGLLEKDVPLIFIHPLKTGLFRIRLHGAVGKFGMVNPLVDGMVVSRRALGFLVRQTVINVCRRKRLESDLYNPPHVRRKQKITEIVQRYRNKQLEPEFYTSLFHEVGEGRPHL; encoded by the exons ATGTACTCCGAGTGGCGCTCGCTGCAGTTGGTGGTGCAGAGTGACCAGGGCCATGTCAGTGTTCTGCACTCCTATCCCTCCAGCGTAGGCACAGAGGTGGCCAATGCTGTTGTCAAGCCTCTGGGCACAGCTGTAAGCCCTGTTGCCACAGAGAACATTCTTAAGACAGACAAAGAG GTAAAGTGGACCATGGAGGTGCTGTGTTATGGCCTCACCCTCCCTCTTGAGGGGGACACTGTCAAGCTTTGTGTAGATGTATacacagactggatgatggcctTGGTTTCACCCAGGGACTCAATGCCTCAGCCTGTGGTCAAGGAGCCCAATATGTATGTGCAGACCATTCTGAAACATCTCTACAATGTATTTGTACCAAG ACCTGAGCAGCACAGTCTCAACCACATCAGGCTGTGCCAGCAGGTTCTGACTGCAGTCCAGAAACTGGCAAGAGAATCTGTCTCCATGGTGAGGGAAACCTgggaggtgctgctgctcttcctgcttCGCATCAACGACACTTTGCTTGCCCCGCCCACAGTTGGAG TTGGTGTAGCGGAGAAACTGGCGGAGAAATTGATGGCAGTGCTGTTTGAAGTGTGGCTGCTGGCATGTGCTCGTTGCTTTCCCACACCACCATACTGGAAGACGGCAAGGGAGATGCTGGCCAACTGGAGACACCACCCTCCTGTTGTAGAGCAGTGGAGCAGAGTGGCCTGTGCCCTTACCTCCAG CAGACTTTTGCGTTTTACCCATGGACCCTCCTTCCCACCTTTTAAAGTTCCTGATGAGGATGCCAACCTGATTCCTTTAGAGATGGACAATGACTGTGTGGCACAGACATGGTACCGCTTCCTCCATATGCTCAG CAACCCAGTGGACCTTAGCAACCCTGCGATAGTGAGCACCACTCCAAAGTTTCAGGAACAGTTTCTCAACTCCAGCGGTATCCCTCATGAAGTGGTGCTGCATCCATGTTTGAAACAGCTGCCCCAGATCTTCTTCAGGGCCATGAGGGGCATCAGCTGCCTTGTGGATGCTTTCTTAG GTGTCTCTGTTGAAAAGAGAAACGTACGGGAGAGGGTGTTCACTTTTTGCCCAGTGCTGCTCTCTCATG GTATTTCACGTCCCAGGGCTGACAGTGCTCCGCCCACCCCTGTTAATAGAATGAGCATGTCTCCACCCCCCTGCATTGCCAACACTACGCCCCCTCACAGCCGCAAGCAACGGCATACAGTGGTCACCAAAACTACAAGCAAGAGTTCAACC GGCAGCGGTCAACCTACCAAAGCAtcccagcaacagcaacagcagcagcagcagcagcagcaacagcagcagcagcaaacttCGTCCTCCCCGACACTGTTGTCCAGCCCCAACCAGAGCACCTGGGAGTCTCGACCGCTTCCGGCGCCGACACGGCCCAAGGTCAACAGCATCCTCAACCTCTTCGGCCAGTGGCTTTTTGACGCGGCACTTGTCCACTGTAAGCTCCACAGCGGCCTCAGTAGAGACCCTAGCATGACCG CCTCTTTTATCCAAATTCTCCTTTCTTATAAATCTT CAATAGCTACACAAGTAGGTCTGGAGTTGAGAAGAAAGGGTTCCCAAATGTCCACTGACTCCATGGTGTCTAACCCCATGTTCGATGCCAATGAGTTCCCAGAGAGCTATGAGGCAGGACGGGCTGAGGCCTGCGGGACTCTGTGTCGCATTTTTTGTAGCAAGAAAACCGGTGAAGAAATTCTGCCTGTTTACCTTTCAAG GTTCTACATGGTTCTCATTCAGGGTCTGCAGATCTCTGACTTCATCTGTAGACCGGTTCTGGCTTCTATCATTCTTaactcttcctctctcttctgtaCTGACCTTAAGGGCATCAATGTGGTGGTGCCCTACTTCATAGCTGCTTTGGAGACTATTGTACCAGACAG AGAGCTTTCTAAATTCAAAATCTATGTAAATCCAACCGACTTGAGGAGAGCCTCCATCAACATCCTGCTTGCTATGTTGCCGCTGCCACATCACTTTGGCAATATCAAGTCAGAG GTTCTGTTGGAGGGAAAGTTCAATGAGGAGGATGGATGGCCTCACGATCAGCCCGTGTCTTTCCTGTCCTTGAGGCTACGTCTTGTCAACGTCCTCATAGGGGCACTGCAGACTGAGACCGATCCTATCAACACACAGCTCATCCTTG GTGCAATGCTAAATATTGTTCAAGACTCAGCGCTTTTGGAGTCCATAGGTGCACAGACTGAAACA GGGAGTATAGATGGGAGCCACATGACtgtgaagagtcagagtcaCAGCCGTACAAACAGCGGAATTAGTTTCACCAGTGGAGGCAGCgccgaggccaccagtccagacTCAGAGCGTCCAGCCCAGGCCCTACTTCGGGACTAtg CTCTTCCAGATACAGCGGCGGGCCTGTTGGTGCGCAGCATCCACCTGGTTACTCAGAGGCTCAACTCCCAGTGGAGGCAGGACATGAGCATCTCACTGGCcgccctggagctgctggccgGGCTTGCTAAG GTAAAAGTGGGAGTAGACTCTGCTGATCGCAAACGTGCTGTCAGCTCCATATGTGGGTACATTGTGTACCAGTGTAGCCGTCCAGCCCCTCTTCAGTCGCGAGACCTCCACTCCATGATTGTAGCAGCTTTCCAGTTCCTATGTGTGTGGCTCACGGAGCACCCAGACATGTTGGATGAAAAG GATTGTTTGGTAGAGGTTTTGGAAATCGTAGAGCTGGGTATCTCTGGCAGCAAGTCCCGGCAGGAACAAGAGGTCCGACATAAAGGGGAGAAGGAGCACAACCCTGCATCAATGAGGGTGAAGGATGCTGCTGAGGCGACTTTGTCGTG TATCATGCAGGTGTTGGGGGCCTTCCCTTCTCCCAGCGGGCcggcctccacctgcagcctgctgaATGAAGACACCCTGATTCGCTACGCCAGACTTAGTGCCACAGGAGGCAGCAACTTCCGTTATTTTGTCCTGGACAACTCTGTCATCCTCGCCATGCTGGAACAACCTCTCGGCAACGAGCAGA ACCCTAGTCCATCAGTCACGGTTTTGATTCGAGGCACAGCTGGCAGACATGCCTGGACCATGCAGCTCTTCCACCAACCCAGAGGAGCTCGGGCCAATCAGAGG gtgtttgttcCTGAGGGCCGTCCAACGCCAAATAATGATGTAGGGATCAAGTACAATGTCAAGCAGAGACCCTTTCCTGAAGAGGTGGATAAGATTCCTCTTGTTAAAGCTGATGTCAGTATTCCAGACTTGGATGACATCGTCAGTAAAGAG CTAGAGGTTCAGCACGACAAGCTCCGCGCTCTGATGACCAAACAGATCGACTACGAGGGTGCTTTGGAGCGGCACAGTGAAGACATCTGGAAGTCCAAGTGTTTCCCTGACCCACAGATCGACTGCAAACCCCCGCCGCCCTCGCAGGAGTTCCAGACGGCACGCCTCTTCCTCTCGCAGTTTGGCTTTCTCTCTCTGGAAGCGCTCAAG GAGCCCAGCAACAGTCGTCTACCTCCTCATCTGATTGGCCTAGAATCATCCTTGCCTGGATTTTTCGATGACGTCAGCTACCTGGACCTGCTTCCCTGCCGACCATTTGACACTGTCTTCATTTTCTATGTTAGAGCTGGACAGAAAAGCAGTGCCGAG ATCTTGAGGAATGTGGAGTCATCATCCAGCGTCCAGCCCCACTTTCTGGAATTCTTGCTGTCCTTGGGCTGGCCTGTGGATGTGGGACGCCACCCAGGATGGACAGGGCACCTAGATACCAGCTGGTCCCTTAACTCCTGCTCTGAAAGCAATGATATACAACAAACAG AGGAAGCAAATACTCCTGAGGACACAGGAGGCTCGGTGTTTAATGGGGAGAAGCAAGTTTTATATTATGCTGACGCTCTGACAGAGATTGCCTTTGTTGTTCCTTCTCTAACTGAAAATTCAG aGGAGTCATCGGTGCACAGTGACTCCACAGTGGAGGCGGACACCAACTCAGACCTCATGCCTACTTTACTGAAACAACCTAATCTCACACTGGAGCTGTTCCCCAACCATTCTGAATCCCTGGAGTCTGCTAAAAAG TTAAGTCCTTTGGTGAAGACAAAGAGATCGTCATCTGGAAAGTCTTTCCCACCACTGGGTCCGGAGACGAAGGTGTTTGTGGTCTGGGTGGAGCGCTTTGATGATATCG AGAACTTCCCATTGTCTGATCTCTTGGCGGAAACCAGCACGGGCCTAGAAGCTAGCATGAGCAACAGCACTTCCTGCAG GTCGGGTTTACTTGAGAAGGACGTTCCTCTGATCTTCATCCACCCTCTGAAAACGGGACTCTTCAGGATCCGGCTGCATGGAGCTGTGGGCAAATTTGGCATGGTGAATCCCCTGGTGGACGGCATGGTGGTCAGCCGCAGAGCTCTAG GTTTTCTTGTGCGTCAGACGGTCATCAACGTGTGCCGGCGGAAGCGTCTGGAAAGTGACTTGTACAACCCGCCTCATGTGAGACGGAAGCAGAAAATAACTGAGATTGTCCAGCGTTATCGCaacaagcagctggagcccGAGTTCTACACCTCGCTCTTCCACGAGGTGGGAGAGGGAAGGCCTCATCTCTAA
- the ralgapb gene encoding ral GTPase-activating protein subunit beta isoform X3, translating to MYSEWRSLQLVVQSDQGHVSVLHSYPSSVGTEVANAVVKPLGTAVSPVATENILKTDKEVKWTMEVLCYGLTLPLEGDTVKLCVDVYTDWMMALVSPRDSMPQPVVKEPNMYVQTILKHLYNVFVPRPEQHSLNHIRLCQQVLTAVQKLARESVSMVRETWEVLLLFLLRINDTLLAPPTVGVGVAEKLAEKLMAVLFEVWLLACARCFPTPPYWKTAREMLANWRHHPPVVEQWSRVACALTSSRLLRFTHGPSFPPFKVPDEDANLIPLEMDNDCVAQTWYRFLHMLSNPVDLSNPAIVSTTPKFQEQFLNSSGIPHEVVLHPCLKQLPQIFFRAMRGISCLVDAFLGVSVEKRNVRERVFTFCPVLLSHGISRPRADSAPPTPVNRMSMSPPPCIANTTPPHSRKQRHTVVTKTTSKSSTGSGQPTKASQQQQQQQQQQQQQQQQQTSSSPTLLSSPNQSTWESRPLPAPTRPKVNSILNLFGQWLFDAALVHCKLHSGLSRDPSMTASFIQILLSYKSSIATQVGLELRRKGSQMSTDSMVSNPMFDANEFPESYEAGRAEACGTLCRIFCSKKTGEEILPVYLSRFYMVLIQGLQISDFICRPVLASIILNSSSLFCTDLKGINVVVPYFIAALETIVPDRELSKFKIYVNPTDLRRASINILLAMLPLPHHFGNIKSEVLLEGKFNEEDGWPHDQPVSFLSLRLRLVNVLIGALQTETDPINTQLILGAMLNIVQDSALLESIGAQTETGSIDGSHMTVKSQSHSRTNSGISFTSGGSAEATSPDSERPAQALLRDYALPDTAAGLLVRSIHLVTQRLNSQWRQDMSISLAALELLAGLAKVKVGVDSADRKRAVSSICGYIVYQCSRPAPLQSRDLHSMIVAAFQFLCVWLTEHPDMLDEKDCLVEVLEIVELGISGSKSRQEQEVRHKGEKEHNPASMRVKDAAEATLSCIMQVLGAFPSPSGPASTCSLLNEDTLIRYARLSATGGSNFRYFVLDNSVILAMLEQPLGNEQNPSPSVTVLIRGTAGRHAWTMQLFHQPRGARANQRVFVPEGRPTPNNDVGIKYNVKQRPFPEEVDKIPLVKADVSIPDLDDIVSKEVNCMGWQDDSRATNTLLSNFPHLEVQHDKLRALMTKQIDYEGALERHSEDIWKSKCFPDPQIDCKPPPPSQEFQTARLFLSQFGFLSLEALKEPSNSRLPPHLIGLESSLPGFFDDVSYLDLLPCRPFDTVFIFYVRAGQKSSAEILRNVESSSSVQPHFLEFLLSLGWPVDVGRHPGWTGHLDTSWSLNSCSESNDIQQTEEANTPEDTGGSVFNGEKQVLYYADALTEIAFVVPSLTENSEESSVHSDSTVEADTNSDLMPTLLKQPNLTLELFPNHSESLESAKKLSPLVKTKRSSSGKSFPPLGPETKVFVVWVERFDDIENFPLSDLLAETSTGLEASMSNSTSCRSGLLEKDVPLIFIHPLKTGLFRIRLHGAVGKFGMVNPLVDGMVVSRRALGFLVRQTVINVCRRKRLESDLYNPPHVRRKQKITEIVQRYRNKQLEPEFYTSLFHEVGEGRPHL from the exons ATGTACTCCGAGTGGCGCTCGCTGCAGTTGGTGGTGCAGAGTGACCAGGGCCATGTCAGTGTTCTGCACTCCTATCCCTCCAGCGTAGGCACAGAGGTGGCCAATGCTGTTGTCAAGCCTCTGGGCACAGCTGTAAGCCCTGTTGCCACAGAGAACATTCTTAAGACAGACAAAGAG GTAAAGTGGACCATGGAGGTGCTGTGTTATGGCCTCACCCTCCCTCTTGAGGGGGACACTGTCAAGCTTTGTGTAGATGTATacacagactggatgatggcctTGGTTTCACCCAGGGACTCAATGCCTCAGCCTGTGGTCAAGGAGCCCAATATGTATGTGCAGACCATTCTGAAACATCTCTACAATGTATTTGTACCAAG ACCTGAGCAGCACAGTCTCAACCACATCAGGCTGTGCCAGCAGGTTCTGACTGCAGTCCAGAAACTGGCAAGAGAATCTGTCTCCATGGTGAGGGAAACCTgggaggtgctgctgctcttcctgcttCGCATCAACGACACTTTGCTTGCCCCGCCCACAGTTGGAG TTGGTGTAGCGGAGAAACTGGCGGAGAAATTGATGGCAGTGCTGTTTGAAGTGTGGCTGCTGGCATGTGCTCGTTGCTTTCCCACACCACCATACTGGAAGACGGCAAGGGAGATGCTGGCCAACTGGAGACACCACCCTCCTGTTGTAGAGCAGTGGAGCAGAGTGGCCTGTGCCCTTACCTCCAG CAGACTTTTGCGTTTTACCCATGGACCCTCCTTCCCACCTTTTAAAGTTCCTGATGAGGATGCCAACCTGATTCCTTTAGAGATGGACAATGACTGTGTGGCACAGACATGGTACCGCTTCCTCCATATGCTCAG CAACCCAGTGGACCTTAGCAACCCTGCGATAGTGAGCACCACTCCAAAGTTTCAGGAACAGTTTCTCAACTCCAGCGGTATCCCTCATGAAGTGGTGCTGCATCCATGTTTGAAACAGCTGCCCCAGATCTTCTTCAGGGCCATGAGGGGCATCAGCTGCCTTGTGGATGCTTTCTTAG GTGTCTCTGTTGAAAAGAGAAACGTACGGGAGAGGGTGTTCACTTTTTGCCCAGTGCTGCTCTCTCATG GTATTTCACGTCCCAGGGCTGACAGTGCTCCGCCCACCCCTGTTAATAGAATGAGCATGTCTCCACCCCCCTGCATTGCCAACACTACGCCCCCTCACAGCCGCAAGCAACGGCATACAGTGGTCACCAAAACTACAAGCAAGAGTTCAACC GGCAGCGGTCAACCTACCAAAGCAtcccagcaacagcaacagcagcagcagcagcagcagcaacagcagcagcagcaaacttCGTCCTCCCCGACACTGTTGTCCAGCCCCAACCAGAGCACCTGGGAGTCTCGACCGCTTCCGGCGCCGACACGGCCCAAGGTCAACAGCATCCTCAACCTCTTCGGCCAGTGGCTTTTTGACGCGGCACTTGTCCACTGTAAGCTCCACAGCGGCCTCAGTAGAGACCCTAGCATGACCG CCTCTTTTATCCAAATTCTCCTTTCTTATAAATCTT CAATAGCTACACAAGTAGGTCTGGAGTTGAGAAGAAAGGGTTCCCAAATGTCCACTGACTCCATGGTGTCTAACCCCATGTTCGATGCCAATGAGTTCCCAGAGAGCTATGAGGCAGGACGGGCTGAGGCCTGCGGGACTCTGTGTCGCATTTTTTGTAGCAAGAAAACCGGTGAAGAAATTCTGCCTGTTTACCTTTCAAG GTTCTACATGGTTCTCATTCAGGGTCTGCAGATCTCTGACTTCATCTGTAGACCGGTTCTGGCTTCTATCATTCTTaactcttcctctctcttctgtaCTGACCTTAAGGGCATCAATGTGGTGGTGCCCTACTTCATAGCTGCTTTGGAGACTATTGTACCAGACAG AGAGCTTTCTAAATTCAAAATCTATGTAAATCCAACCGACTTGAGGAGAGCCTCCATCAACATCCTGCTTGCTATGTTGCCGCTGCCACATCACTTTGGCAATATCAAGTCAGAG GTTCTGTTGGAGGGAAAGTTCAATGAGGAGGATGGATGGCCTCACGATCAGCCCGTGTCTTTCCTGTCCTTGAGGCTACGTCTTGTCAACGTCCTCATAGGGGCACTGCAGACTGAGACCGATCCTATCAACACACAGCTCATCCTTG GTGCAATGCTAAATATTGTTCAAGACTCAGCGCTTTTGGAGTCCATAGGTGCACAGACTGAAACA GGGAGTATAGATGGGAGCCACATGACtgtgaagagtcagagtcaCAGCCGTACAAACAGCGGAATTAGTTTCACCAGTGGAGGCAGCgccgaggccaccagtccagacTCAGAGCGTCCAGCCCAGGCCCTACTTCGGGACTAtg CTCTTCCAGATACAGCGGCGGGCCTGTTGGTGCGCAGCATCCACCTGGTTACTCAGAGGCTCAACTCCCAGTGGAGGCAGGACATGAGCATCTCACTGGCcgccctggagctgctggccgGGCTTGCTAAG GTAAAAGTGGGAGTAGACTCTGCTGATCGCAAACGTGCTGTCAGCTCCATATGTGGGTACATTGTGTACCAGTGTAGCCGTCCAGCCCCTCTTCAGTCGCGAGACCTCCACTCCATGATTGTAGCAGCTTTCCAGTTCCTATGTGTGTGGCTCACGGAGCACCCAGACATGTTGGATGAAAAG GATTGTTTGGTAGAGGTTTTGGAAATCGTAGAGCTGGGTATCTCTGGCAGCAAGTCCCGGCAGGAACAAGAGGTCCGACATAAAGGGGAGAAGGAGCACAACCCTGCATCAATGAGGGTGAAGGATGCTGCTGAGGCGACTTTGTCGTG TATCATGCAGGTGTTGGGGGCCTTCCCTTCTCCCAGCGGGCcggcctccacctgcagcctgctgaATGAAGACACCCTGATTCGCTACGCCAGACTTAGTGCCACAGGAGGCAGCAACTTCCGTTATTTTGTCCTGGACAACTCTGTCATCCTCGCCATGCTGGAACAACCTCTCGGCAACGAGCAGA ACCCTAGTCCATCAGTCACGGTTTTGATTCGAGGCACAGCTGGCAGACATGCCTGGACCATGCAGCTCTTCCACCAACCCAGAGGAGCTCGGGCCAATCAGAGG gtgtttgttcCTGAGGGCCGTCCAACGCCAAATAATGATGTAGGGATCAAGTACAATGTCAAGCAGAGACCCTTTCCTGAAGAGGTGGATAAGATTCCTCTTGTTAAAGCTGATGTCAGTATTCCAGACTTGGATGACATCGTCAGTAAAGAG GTGAATTGTATGGGCTGGCAGGATGATTCCAGAGCTACAAATACACTGCTGAGTAATTTCCCACAC CTAGAGGTTCAGCACGACAAGCTCCGCGCTCTGATGACCAAACAGATCGACTACGAGGGTGCTTTGGAGCGGCACAGTGAAGACATCTGGAAGTCCAAGTGTTTCCCTGACCCACAGATCGACTGCAAACCCCCGCCGCCCTCGCAGGAGTTCCAGACGGCACGCCTCTTCCTCTCGCAGTTTGGCTTTCTCTCTCTGGAAGCGCTCAAG GAGCCCAGCAACAGTCGTCTACCTCCTCATCTGATTGGCCTAGAATCATCCTTGCCTGGATTTTTCGATGACGTCAGCTACCTGGACCTGCTTCCCTGCCGACCATTTGACACTGTCTTCATTTTCTATGTTAGAGCTGGACAGAAAAGCAGTGCCGAG ATCTTGAGGAATGTGGAGTCATCATCCAGCGTCCAGCCCCACTTTCTGGAATTCTTGCTGTCCTTGGGCTGGCCTGTGGATGTGGGACGCCACCCAGGATGGACAGGGCACCTAGATACCAGCTGGTCCCTTAACTCCTGCTCTGAAAGCAATGATATACAACAAACAG AGGAAGCAAATACTCCTGAGGACACAGGAGGCTCGGTGTTTAATGGGGAGAAGCAAGTTTTATATTATGCTGACGCTCTGACAGAGATTGCCTTTGTTGTTCCTTCTCTAACTGAAAATTCAG aGGAGTCATCGGTGCACAGTGACTCCACAGTGGAGGCGGACACCAACTCAGACCTCATGCCTACTTTACTGAAACAACCTAATCTCACACTGGAGCTGTTCCCCAACCATTCTGAATCCCTGGAGTCTGCTAAAAAG TTAAGTCCTTTGGTGAAGACAAAGAGATCGTCATCTGGAAAGTCTTTCCCACCACTGGGTCCGGAGACGAAGGTGTTTGTGGTCTGGGTGGAGCGCTTTGATGATATCG AGAACTTCCCATTGTCTGATCTCTTGGCGGAAACCAGCACGGGCCTAGAAGCTAGCATGAGCAACAGCACTTCCTGCAG GTCGGGTTTACTTGAGAAGGACGTTCCTCTGATCTTCATCCACCCTCTGAAAACGGGACTCTTCAGGATCCGGCTGCATGGAGCTGTGGGCAAATTTGGCATGGTGAATCCCCTGGTGGACGGCATGGTGGTCAGCCGCAGAGCTCTAG GTTTTCTTGTGCGTCAGACGGTCATCAACGTGTGCCGGCGGAAGCGTCTGGAAAGTGACTTGTACAACCCGCCTCATGTGAGACGGAAGCAGAAAATAACTGAGATTGTCCAGCGTTATCGCaacaagcagctggagcccGAGTTCTACACCTCGCTCTTCCACGAGGTGGGAGAGGGAAGGCCTCATCTCTAA